One window of the Allosaccharopolyspora coralli genome contains the following:
- a CDS encoding heme exporter protein CcmB, which produces MTATSLASVRPGPLRQCVELAKRDLRLEARGLESLLVIAPFGAMALLLAPMAVGTNTPLLRQLGPGLYWLVVLLFGVLVFFRYSASDTPAQHAALRLCGVDPVARLAGRAAANTVLLLAVEAVLAPVAIVLYSPDLTGGLWLVPMLPLVAVGLAVLGTLANALAHRLAGRGTLGPLLVVPIAVPLLLAATQVLQAARLDKPASGWLLLVLTVDLAAALLMLLLARHLEDLA; this is translated from the coding sequence GTGACTGCCACGTCGTTGGCCTCGGTTCGGCCGGGCCCGCTGCGGCAATGCGTGGAGCTGGCCAAGCGGGATCTTCGGCTGGAAGCGCGCGGTCTTGAATCTTTGCTTGTGATCGCGCCATTCGGGGCCATGGCGCTGCTGCTGGCACCGATGGCCGTCGGCACCAATACGCCGTTGCTGCGCCAACTCGGCCCAGGTCTGTACTGGCTCGTGGTCCTGTTGTTCGGGGTGCTGGTCTTCTTCCGGTACAGCGCGAGCGACACCCCGGCTCAGCATGCGGCGCTGCGGTTGTGCGGCGTCGATCCGGTGGCGCGCCTGGCCGGGCGGGCGGCGGCGAACACGGTCCTGCTGCTGGCTGTGGAAGCGGTACTGGCTCCGGTGGCGATCGTGCTGTACTCGCCGGACCTGACCGGGGGACTGTGGCTGGTACCGATGCTGCCGCTGGTGGCAGTGGGGTTGGCCGTGCTGGGCACGCTGGCCAACGCGCTCGCCCACCGTCTGGCCGGACGGGGCACGCTCGGTCCGTTGCTGGTGGTGCCGATCGCGGTGCCCCTGCTGCTGGCGGCAACGCAGGTGCTGCAAGCAGCCCGGCTCGACAAACCCGCGTCGGGCTGGTTGCTGCTCGTGCTCACCGTTGACCTCGCCGCAGCACTGCTGATGCTGCTCCTGGCCCGACATCTTGAGGATCTGGCATGA
- the ccmA gene encoding heme ABC exporter ATP-binding protein CcmA, producing MLTFPAWRREEPARHRANGAGLVSLRAVSVDVERTPVLRQLDWDVAAGEAVGVLGANGSGKSTLLSVLATLRTPCSGTGTVLGARLGTSACAAVRPRIALVGHSPALYPQLTLEENLRFFARLLGRADCASDAALEAVGLAGACRRRAEECSQGMQRRADLARVMLVEPQLLLLDEVHTGLDQESVGLVDELIAQVCQRGGAAVVVSHEQRLASVTDRVVRIVQGRVIVPTEREGSR from the coding sequence GTGCTCACCTTTCCGGCATGGCGACGAGAAGAACCGGCCCGGCACCGTGCGAACGGTGCCGGACTGGTCAGCTTGCGCGCTGTCTCGGTGGACGTGGAGCGCACTCCGGTCCTGCGCCAGCTGGACTGGGATGTGGCGGCAGGTGAAGCCGTCGGCGTGCTCGGGGCGAACGGGTCCGGGAAGAGCACTCTGCTGTCGGTCCTGGCGACGCTGCGCACGCCGTGTTCGGGGACGGGCACGGTACTCGGGGCGCGGCTCGGTACAAGCGCGTGTGCGGCCGTGCGACCGCGGATCGCACTGGTCGGGCACTCGCCCGCGCTGTATCCGCAGCTGACGCTGGAGGAGAACCTTCGCTTCTTCGCCCGTCTACTCGGTCGCGCCGATTGCGCGAGCGATGCGGCGTTGGAGGCGGTGGGGCTGGCCGGAGCGTGTCGACGTCGCGCGGAGGAGTGCTCACAGGGCATGCAGCGGCGTGCCGACCTGGCACGGGTCATGCTCGTCGAGCCGCAGCTGCTGTTGCTGGATGAGGTGCACACCGGGCTCGATCAGGAGTCGGTTGGCTTGGTCGACGAGCTGATCGCGCAGGTATGCCAACGCGGGGGCGCCGCCGTGGTCGTCTCCCATGAGCAGCGACTGGCCTCGGTGACCGATCGGGTCGTGCGGATCGTGCAGGGCCGCGTGATCGTGCCGACCGAACGGGAGGGCTCGCGGTGA
- a CDS encoding cytochrome c biogenesis CcdA family protein, translating into MELFALASLAMVAGLVSFSSPCTLPLLPGYLSFVSGLSPGASPTPTDRRRTLLGALLFVIGFSAVFAALGATSSLLGLALAQHRPVVDQVAGVIILLMAASMLGLLRIPRLQRELRFNLVRISRGPAGAPLLGAAFALGWTPCVGPVLASILSTAATTTTATQGSLLLLAYSAGLGVPFVLLATGVNTGKDRFAWLRRHTRHMEIAGGALLAMMGVAIMTGSWTALMSQMLAFYAQLGWPPL; encoded by the coding sequence GTGGAGCTCTTCGCGCTGGCATCGCTGGCGATGGTCGCCGGGCTGGTGTCGTTCAGCTCCCCGTGCACGCTGCCCCTCCTTCCCGGCTACCTCTCCTTCGTCTCGGGCCTCTCCCCCGGGGCTAGCCCGACACCGACCGACCGTCGTCGCACCCTGCTCGGAGCGCTCCTGTTCGTGATCGGGTTTTCCGCGGTGTTCGCCGCCCTCGGGGCCACGTCGTCGCTACTGGGCCTCGCCCTGGCCCAACACCGGCCCGTCGTCGACCAGGTCGCTGGGGTGATCATCCTGCTGATGGCCGCTTCAATGCTCGGCCTGCTACGCATCCCCCGCTTGCAACGCGAGCTCCGGTTCAACCTCGTGCGCATCAGCCGAGGGCCCGCAGGAGCACCGTTACTCGGTGCCGCGTTCGCTCTCGGCTGGACCCCGTGTGTCGGCCCCGTGCTCGCCTCCATCCTCAGCACCGCCGCCACCACGACGACCGCGACCCAGGGATCGCTACTGCTGCTTGCGTACTCTGCGGGACTCGGCGTCCCGTTTGTGCTGCTGGCCACTGGAGTCAACACGGGCAAAGACCGTTTCGCATGGCTGCGACGCCACACCCGCCACATGGAAATCGCCGGCGGAGCCCTTCTGGCCATGATGGGAGTGGCCATCATGACCGGGAGCTGGACGGCTTTGATGAGCCAGATGCTGGCCTTCTACGCCCAACTCGGATGGCCTCCGCTCTGA